The sequence AATTTCCAAAGGTCAAGTACTTTCACTGTATCAGGGCCTAGGGACAAAGAACTTGCAGTCTTTCATTTCACAGTTTATCTACTTCTATGGATATAGCTTCTTTAAGAGACTGTACTTGAGAGAAAGCAGATCTAAATCTATAGGAACTACAGCTAACTTAATCATCGCCGCTGCTGCTGGTGCATGCACAGCCATAGCGACACAGGCAAGTCATAGTTTCGTTGAAATTCtgatttttatatgtaaaggTCCACTATTCATGTTGCATTGTGGTTGCTTGTTGGTGGTTGAATACTCACCCAGTAAACCTAGTTTCTAAGATTTTTCATAGGTTCACATCTCATTCTATGAACTTGGTCACGCATATAAGTTTATGACCTATTTTTTGACGCATTGCATAGCAAATCAGTATGTTCTAACAgatcttctttcttttgtgtaTTTAAATAGCACTTGCTCAGGATTAGTTATGCTCTTATCTTGACTCCTATCTGATTTGTAGCCTGTCTGAGTATCCTGAACTGAATTTAGTTTTATCAGCCTCTTGATACAGCATCTTCAAGAATGCAAACAAGTGATTTTGGAAAATCTAAAGGGTTGTGGGAATCTCTCTCAGAGGGCACTTGGGGAGATGCTTTTGATGGTCTTGGTGTTTCCCTTCTTCTCATCACAAATCCTTCTATACAGGTAGGCAACTGTGCTTTCTCTGCAGAATAATTTGTTACTTTAGAGGTCAATAGAAAATCTGATTGAAGCGAATTCtgattgtaattataatgGTATGCAGTACACCGTATTTGATCAGCTAAAACACAGAATGCTAAAGGGGAACATGACGAAACAAAAAGATGATGTATCATCTCCAAAAGCTCTTTCTGCATTTTCTGCTTTCATCTTGGGTGCAGTCTCAAAATGCATTGCTACTTGTTTGACCTATCCAGCTATAAGGTGAAGATCTATCTCCCTTTTTTCTTACCATCCAACTCCGTTTAACTCTTCAAAGACTTGCATTCATGGAGGAGTTTAGCACTAGGACCATTGAgacttttattcttttcttttgttgctaAAATCTGGACAATGGACAGGTGTAAGGTGATGATTCAGTCAGCAAAGTCGGATGAAACTGAGGAGGGTAAGCTCCAACCAAAATCCCGTAAAACATTGTCTGGAACAGTCCATTCCATCTGGGAAAAAGAGGGGATATTGGGTTTCTTCAAAGGGTTGCAGGCACAAATGCTGAAGACTGTCCTAACTTCAGCATTGCTTTTGATGATAAAGGAGAAAATTGCGAAGACCACATGGGTCCTAATGATTGCATTAAGGAGGTTGATGTTGATAACGAGACCCAAGATCAAGAGCTCTTGAAGAAATCTTGGCGTAAGTCCAATGTAAATAAAGGGACACATATAGGGTATGCCACATGGCCAACCTCTTGGTAAGTGCACTAAATGTGAAGATGTTCCAAAATCCGAACTTTGAACCACATTGATTCTGCTTGACTGTATTCTCATGATAATCCATCTGAAATAAGGTTAGCAAGGATCTTATACTAGTTACTTGGAGGCACACGCACAGCATAAAACATGAGATATGCGTCACCAGCCTTCTTTACTCTAGTTCGAATCACCACACCACAATGCAAGTCATGTCTCAAGCATGCATAGACTTGCCTCTGAAAGTAGAGGTTTAAGTTTTCGTTTCCCTTAAAGAAGAGACAAGTTGTTGTAAGTTTCTAGCCCGTCCGCGAACGTGTTTTCTGGGTTTGTATTGTCCTGTAGTAAACCCACATGAACGTTGTActcaaatttatatagtttCTATTCCTCAAAGGATACATCCATCATGATTGAGAGCCATTGCGGACTCTCAAGATTTTCTTCCCAATGtagcccaaaaaaaaaaatcttaaaaggTTCAAGGGAGGAACCAATAGAATATTCTTAATTCTATGATGCAAGACCACGTTAATTTTGTGTGAGACACATGCAACCTCTCAAGGAGTACGTTGTAAAATTTGAGATGGAAAAGTATTCTGTCAGTCACGCTACATTCACTTAATAATTgggataattaaatttatacctCTTCAcctattgttattttatacaaCTCATTCttgtcttttgaaaaattatagaaaccaCCTCTAGCAACttttaaagttcaaaaatgCCTTTGTTGATTAGGTCAATCtttaacataaattttcaaggaCAGAAATGCCCTTAGAatgttttttgtaattatcaaaaaataaaagatgtgtcaaagtaatatttatgaaaatgagtCATATAaccccatatattttttttattatttagactaatttttaatttaaatttaaattattttattgacttttgtttattgaaattccatataaaattacactttttaataattaaaatactaaattattcaactaatatataaataaaattagttaataattataagtttaaatgaagaaaatatcacaattgcataaattatttaaaattattaaaattaaataattagttatcctctatttttatttataactaaattttactaaaataaaaataaaaaaaattatgtgttttatatagatttaattagaattaataaaataaattatttttttaaaaaataatttattttattaattctaattaaatctatataaaatacataagttatttttaattttaattttagtaaaatattgaTGTGCGTAAAAATACGTTGGTCAAAAAGGTCCAAGCgatccaaaaataagaaagaaacgaGAGGCCCGAAGGCCCAAGAGGACCTGTCAAGTCGCCTTGGCGGGTGGCctctagaaaataaattggcaAAGGGGGGATGCACAAGATATCCATATTTTCGGACCATGATCAAAGCCCAGTAAAACATTCGGCCCATAAGGCCCGCGTGACAGCCCACACTACTGTGGCATCTAGTTGGCTTAGGTATCAGAAGCCACCTTGAAACCACATCAACCCTAGCAAGACATCCTTGATGACTAGGACTCCTTGCAGACAAGGGAGGTCCTCAAAGCTCTAGATTCCTTGACAGCTTGGACCCCCTAACTTGGAAATAAGCATTCAACAACAATATTAACAGAAGAGAAGAACGAATTTTAAGGCTTATCCAAACAGTCTACATCCACTTTTTCCTGAAATGGAGGAAACGTTCATAGTCCTATCGGAAGAAGGCACCCCCTATAAATATAGGTTTACTCTTCCATGCTGAGGGCACTTCCGGACACCTTTATGAGACCTCCCACACCTTCTAACGTCTTCCAAACGCC comes from Sesamum indicum cultivar Zhongzhi No. 13 linkage group LG10, S_indicum_v1.0, whole genome shotgun sequence and encodes:
- the LOC105171373 gene encoding peroxisomal adenine nucleotide carrier 1: MAVDMESLVEATSGAVGALVSTTVLYPLDTCKTKYQAENRAHQHQKYRNISDVLWEAISKGQVLSLYQGLGTKNLQSFISQFIYFYGYSFFKRLYLRESRSKSIGTTANLIIAAAAGACTAIATQPLDTASSRMQTSDFGKSKGLWESLSEGTWGDAFDGLGVSLLLITNPSIQYTVFDQLKHRMLKGNMTKQKDDVSSPKALSAFSAFILGAVSKCIATCLTYPAIRCKVMIQSAKSDETEEGKLQPKSRKTLSGTVHSIWEKEGILGFFKGLQAQMLKTVLTSALLLMIKEKIAKTTWVLMIALRRLMLITRPKIKSS